Proteins co-encoded in one Arachis hypogaea cultivar Tifrunner chromosome 13, arahy.Tifrunner.gnm2.J5K5, whole genome shotgun sequence genomic window:
- the LOC112792659 gene encoding disease resistance protein Roq1-like, giving the protein MECKSIQSMASSSTGPKYDVFVSFRGEDVRNTFADHLFAAFRRNGIVAFRDDRNLMQGQHISTELVQAIEGSQVLIVIFSKNYATSSWCLQELAKMLDCSNTITEPNLLPIFYDVTPSEVRKQTGNYGKALAEHEERFKHNSNMVQQWRESLLQVANLSGWDIQNKQENGEIEKIVKRVRSKLGCNSLSVDGLVGMQSRVEELENLIDFNSNNEVRVVGVCGMGGIGKSTLAKVVYGRNLHKYGAHCFVDDISKVFRGGGLLSLQKQLVCQITNGEIQDIYNHYQAKSLIKTMLRYQKALIVLDNAEEVEQLEKLGVTRDCVCPGSRIVVTSRDQHVLDSFGLDQTYKVQLLNEDEAHQLFCEKAFDDNIIMSCDEISREYKKLTDLELKYAQRLPLAIKVLGSYLRGGDISVWRSALDRLKNNPKKEIADVLQLSFDGLEPLEKEIFLDIACFFNHEWVRRVEDMLYCRGLHPKIGISVLIDKSLITNDGYYIRMHDLLQELGMRIVRQSAPNEPWKWSRIWHEEDIQCIMFGNTVIDDVKAMQLMEPDEKRNMTFRAETLSRMRLLEFLKIKRVGFSGSINSISSELRYLEWDEYPFTYFPSGCKLSKLLKLILRRSNIKQLWDGTMCLDNLKELDLSDSENLVKTPNLSQAPNLEVLILRGCRKLKHIHPSIGDLRKLLRLDLRECTSLMSFPITVFGISSLKEVNLSGCSRLFGGTELENGSESGIQCQSTIWSTFKRLKLRLPFHFFNSSKSRYNRVFHLWRLSVARLSCVYYLDLSCCNLHTIPEAISSLHYLEILVFWGNNIVRVPDFINKLPRLRVLDLDNCKRLMYVDEFPLPLHYPAAELTKLAKWRELRMWNCPKIVEKERLSGMESSWMREYIKVHNESTDKLAIVIPGGGVPIPRWFKDQNKGADNSMWIESFLNANDNNWIGIALCAQFVVQFAPFLFIELSFYDQTGKANLNHLVVSLRNEEEVRGELVHFCLFYFSRQQLIRDGKQHDLHGSRFEFKEVNHRYVEVKKWGMRVILDQDME; this is encoded by the exons ATGGAGTGCAAGAGCATCCAGAGCATGGCATCAAGTAGCACAGGACCCAAATATGACGTGTTTGTGAGCTTCAGAGGTGAGGACGTACGCAACACCTTCGCTGATCATCTCTTTGCCGCTTTCCGTAGAAACGGAATAGTTGCATTCAGGGACGATAGGAATCTGATGCAAGGACAGCACATCTCCACTGAGCTGGTGCAAGCAATTGAAGGATCTCAGGTTCTCATTGTCATCTTCTCTAAGAACTATGCTACCTCTTCATGGTGCTTGCAGGAACTCGCTAAGATGCTTGATTGCAGCAATACGATAACAGAACCAAATCTGTTGCCTATTTTCTATGATGTGACTCCGTCTGAGGTGCGTAAACAGACCGGAAACTATGGGAAAGCGTTGGCTGAGCATGAAGAAAGATTCAAACATAACTCAAACATGGTGCAACAATGGAGGGAATCTCTGCTGCAAGTCGCCAATCTCTCTGGTTGGGATATACAAAATAA GCAGGAGAATGGAGAGATTGAAAAGATCGTTAAAAGGGTTAGAAGCAAATTAGGTTGCAACTCGTTAAGTGTGGATGGGTTGGTTGGGATGCAATCTCGTGTGGAAGAATTGGAAAACCTGATTGATTTCAACTCCAATAATGAAGTTCGGGTTGTAGGCGTTTGTGGCATGGGTGGGATAGGAAAGTCAACACTTGCTAAGGTGGTGTATGGTAGAAACCTTCATAAATATGGTGCTCATTGTTTTGTTGACGATATAAGCAAAGTTTTTCGTGGAGGTGGTCTACTTTCACTACAAAAGCAACTTGTTTGTCAAATTACAAATGGAGAGATCCAAGATATATACAATCATTACCAGGCTAAGAGTTTGATAAAAACTATGTTACGCTATCAAAAGGCTCTGATTGTTCTAGATAATGCCGAAGAAGTTGAACAGTTAGAGAAGCTTGGCGTGACTCGTGATTGTGTATGTCCAGGAAGCAGAATTGTAGTAACTTCTAGAGATCAACATGTCTTGGACTCTTTTGGGCTAGATCAAACATACAAAGTTCAACTTTTGAATGAGGAtgaagctcatcaattgttttGTGAAAAAGCTTTTGATGATAATATAATTATGAGTTGTGACGAGATTAGCAGAGAGTACAAAAAGTTGACGGATCTTGAACTTAAATATGCTCAACGCCTTCCCTTGGCAATTAAAGTTTTGGGGTCATATCTACGCGGTGGAGATATCTCTGTATGGAGAAGTGCCTTAGATAGActgaaaaataatccaaagaaGGAAATCGCAGATGTGCTTCAACTTAGTTTTGATGGATTGGAACCCCTCGAAAAGGAAATATTTTTGGACATTGCTTGTTTCTTTAACCACGAATGGGTTCGGCGTGTGGAAGACATGTTGTATTGTCGTGGTCTTCATCCAAAGATTGGAATAAGTGTACTCATCGATAAATCattaataacaaatgatggatATTATATTAGAATGCATGACCTGTTGCAAGAGTTAGGCATGAGAATAGTTCGACAGAGTGCTCCAAATGAGCCATGGAAGTGGAGTAGGATATGGCACGAAGAGGATATTCAATGTATTATGTTTGGAAATACG GTAATTGATGATGTTAAGGCCATGCAATTGATGGAACCAGATGAAAAAAGAAATATGACATTTAGAGCAGAAACATTATCAAGAATGAGACTACTTgaatttctcaaaataaaaaGGGTTGGTTTTTCTGGAAGTATTAATAGCATTTCTAGCGAATTGAGATATCTCGAGTGGGACGAATATCCGTTTACGTATTTTCCATCAGGTTGTAAGCTATCCAAGCTTTTGAAATTAATCTTGCGAAGGAGCAACATCAAGCAACTATGGGATGGCACAATG TGTCTGGACAATTTGAAGGAATTGGATCTCTCTGACTCCGAAAATCTTGTGAAGACTCCAAACCTTAGCCAGGCTCCAAATCTTGAGGTGCTGATCCTTAGAGGATGCAGAAAGCTTAAGCACATACATCCATCAATTGGAGACCTAAGAAAGCTTCTTCGGTTAGATTTGAGGGAGTGCACAAGTTTAATGAGTTTTCCCATCACTGTATTCGGTATATCTTCACTAAAAGAGGTTAATCTGAGCGGGTGCTCAAGATTATTTGGTGGGACAGAGTTGGAGAATGGAAGTGAGAGTGGTATCCAATGTCAATCGACAATATGGTCCACTTTTAAAAGGCTTAAGCTTAGGTTACCATtccatttcttcaattcttctaaAAGTAGATACAACCGTGTGTTCCATCTGTGGAGGCTTTCTGTGGCTCGCTTAAGCTGCGTGTATTATCTTGACCTAAGTTGTTGTAATCTGCATACTATCCCTGAGGCCATATCATCCTTACATTATTTAGAGATCTTAGTTTTTTGGGGAAACAATATAGTTAGAGTACCTGATTTCATAAATAAGCTTCCCAGACTGAGAGTGTTGGACTTAGATAACTGCAAACGGCTAATGTATGTAGATGAGTTCCCATTACCGTTACACTATCCAGCGGCAGAGCTAACAAAACTTGCGAAATGGAGAGAATTGAGGATGTGGAACTGCCCGAAAATAGTAGAGAAGGAAAGGTTGAGTGGAATGGAAAGTTCATGGATGAGAGAGTACATTAAG GTACACAATGAATCCACTGATAAACTTGCTATTGTAATTCCAGGAGGTGGAGTTCCAATTCCAAGGTGGTTTAAGGATCAGAATAAGGGGGCGGATAATTCAATGTGGATAGAATCATTTCTGAATGCCAATGACAACAATTGGATTGGCATTGCCCTTTGTGCCCAGTTTGTCGTTCAATTTGCACCATTCCTCTTCATTGAGCTCTCCTTTTACGACCAAACAGGAAAAGCCAATCTCAATCACCTTGTTGTTTCGCTTCGAAACGAGGAGGAGGTGAGGGGTGAATTGGTTCACTTCTGCCTATTCTATTTTTCTCGCCAACAACTCATTCGGGATGGAAAGCAGCATGATCTTCATGGATCCCGCTTTGAATTCAAAGAAGTTAACCACCGCTATGTGGAAGTGAAGAAGTGGGGAATGCGTGTGATACTGGACCAGGATATGGAGTAA